One Temnothorax longispinosus isolate EJ_2023e chromosome 8, Tlon_JGU_v1, whole genome shotgun sequence genomic region harbors:
- the LOC139818302 gene encoding uncharacterized protein yields the protein MYSDNGTTFVGAKNQLRELFDFLNKEQVQDDVKQFLRDQQTSWNFIPPNAPHFGGLWEAAVKSAKYHMNRIVGKAHLTFEEMVTVLCEIEAILNSRPLTALSADSNDFAFLSPGHFLVGTTMNSLPCHDLNDVSENRLVRWQRVEQLRQHFWRRWSSEYLHQLQVRSKWKIKKGTQLAVGQLVLVRQQDLPPLYRH from the coding sequence ATGTACTCTGACAATGGGACCACATTTGTCGGCGCGAAAAATCAACTTCGTGAGCTTtttgactttttaaataaGGAGCAAGTTCAAGATGATGTGAAACAATTCCTTCGCGATCAGCAAACTTCTTGGAATTTTATACCTCCTAACGCACCTCATTTCGGCGGGCTGTGGGAGGCAGCGGTAAAATCCGCAAAGTATCATATGAACAGAATAGTAGGAAAAGCTCATTTAACCTTTGAAGAAATGGTAACTGTACTATGCGAAATAGAAGCGATCTTGAACTCGCGACCTCTCACAGCACTTAGCGCAGATTCAAATGATTTTGCGTTTTTGAGTCCAGGTCATTTTTTAGTGGGCACTACTATGAATAGTCTCCCTTGCCATGATTTAAATGATGTAAGCGAAAATAGGTTAGTGCGATGGCAACGCGTAGAACAGTTAAGACAACATTTCTGGCGTCGGTGGAGTTCCGAATATCTCCATCAATTACAAGTGCGttcaaaatggaaaattaaaaagggTACTCAGCTAGCGGTCGGTCAACTCGTGCTGGTCAGGCAGCAAGATTTACCTCCGCTTTACCGTCACTAG
- the LOC139818303 gene encoding uncharacterized protein, giving the protein MCLMHLAEQHKLKYLIGSAHIIRDFYIDDLLTGADTFQEAMAIRDESIQLLSLGSFELGKWASNCPELLKSVNNQEGNLINIDDGGNSYVLGIQWNQVTDTFHFSYEPDTDHNAVSKRTILSEVSKLFDPLGLLGPTIVIAKLILQDLWRSGAQRSFSFI; this is encoded by the coding sequence ATGTGCCTAATGCATTTGGCCGAGCaacataaattgaaatatctaaTTGGCTCAGCACATATTATCAGGGATTTTTACATCGACGACCTACTCACCGGGGCGGACACGTTCCAGGAGGCGATGGCCATCAGAGACGAGTCGATACAATTATTAAGCCTGGGATCTTTCGAACTTGGAAAATGGGCCTCAAATTGCCCAGAGTTACTGAAGTCGGTGAATAATCAAGAGGGCAACCTAATCAACATCGACGATGGAGGCAATTCATACGTTTTGGGTATACAGTGGAACCAAGTCACGGATACGTTCCATTTTTCGTATGAGCCAGATACAGACCACAACGCAGTGTCTAAACGGACTATATTGTCTGAAGTGTCCAAATTATTCGACCCCTTGGGTCTACTCGGACCGACCATCGTCATCGCAAAGCTTATTCTTCAAGATCTGTGGCGATCCGGCGCACAGAGGTCATTTTCATTTATCTag
- the LOC139818304 gene encoding uncharacterized protein, producing MSDQSEAQLRVRLPKLDLPNFTEKYDEWFPFFDTFNSVIHSNTSISNIQKLQYLRASVTGDASNITSFLEISELNYKVAWNLLKERYENRRVIVNTHIKAIMDLPTMAKENSCELRKIADEAIKHIQALQALRRPTSHWDDLLVHILAAKLDTFTMREWQSSIVGTDPPTFKQFSEFVTHRCEILESTSKSNKQAQPQAKRQASCVATVKPKCNYCNGEHPMYYCKDFLALSVSQRTSEVRNRKVCVNCLRPSTHAPSKCTSRGCRICKAKHNTLLHATDSKPEPSAKDSGDNKETSAAGSSTALVTHASNSSDREHIMLSTAVVDVFNTQGIATRCRILLDCGSQANFITREYMNALRLQPRSLDVSISGINETITKSTQAVRVKLQSRFNSFTATIECIVTDQITGKLPEFTIKRDAYNLPRNVKLADPQFNVSSKIDILIGAELFWDLLCVGQVKSSIEHPTLQKTQLGWILAGRLGNSSKSTQRIQSLHASITNTQLHELLSHFWQLEDVGNISSHTLEEAYCIKHFADNVSQTPEGRYIVELPIKESLIPKLGNSRDIALKRLIQLERRFRRDPELKAQYVNFMSKYLRLGHMKRVDPQPDEEAIYLPHHCVFKNSKQSSKIRVVFDASCKDSAGISLNDILRVGPVMQQDLMSIVMRFRIFAYVLVADIIKMYRQVLVHPSQTHMQRILWRPDPASIIEIYDLLTITYG from the coding sequence ATGTCCGATCAATCGGAAGCTCAGCTTCGCGTGCGACTGCCTAAGTTAGATCTGCCGAACTTCACAGAAAAATACGACGAGTGGTTCCCATTCTTTGACACGTTTAACTCCGTCATACATTCAAACACGTCAATTAGCAATATACAGAAGCTTCAGTATTTGAGGGCCTCCGTGACCGGCGATGCGAGTAATATAACTAGCTTCTTAGAAATATCTGAACTAAATTATAAAGTTGCATGGAATCTTCTAAAGGAGCGTTATGAAAACAGGCGCGTTATCGTAAATACGCATATTAAGGCAATCATGGACTTACCAACCATGGCCAAGGAAAACTCATGTGAGTTACGGAAAATCGCGGACGAGGCCATTAAGCACATACAGGCGCTTCAGGCACTGAGGCGTCCCACGTCCCATTGGGATGATTTGCTAGTGCACATTCTGGCGGCCAAACTAGACACGTTCACAATGCGAGAATGGCAATCTTCTATAGTCGGTACAGACCCTCCCACCTTCAAGCAATTTAGCGAATTTGTCACACACCGTTGTGAAATACTTGAATCTACAAGCAAATCAAATAAACAAGCGCAGCCTCAGGCCAAGCGTCAAGCGTCATGCGTTGCGACCGTTAAACCTAAGTGTAATTATTGCAACGGTGAGCATCCTATGTATTACTGTAAGGATTTTTTAGCCTTATCGGTATCTCAGAGAACCTCGGAGGTTCGCAATCGAAAGGTTTGTGTCAATTGCCTACGTCCATCGACTCACGCGCCGAGTAAATGCACGTCAAGAGGTTGCAGGATATGCAAGGCAAAGCACAACACTCTGCTGCATGCAACGGACAGCAAGCCCGAACCCAGCGCCAAGGATTCGGGCGACAATAAGGAAACCAGTGCAGCGGGTTCTTCAACGGCATTGGTAACACATGCTTCAAACAGCAGCGACAGGGAGCACATCATGCTTTCAACTGCCGTGGTCGATGTCTTCAACACTCAGGGAATAGCCACGCGATGCCGCATACTACTGGACTGTGGATCCCAAGCGAACTTTATCACGAGAGAATACATGAACGCTCTCAGATTACAACCACGTTCGCTAGATGTTTCAATATCCGGTATAAACGAAACAATAACAAAATCCACGCAGGCAGTCCGAGTAAAATTGCAATCGcgatttaattcatttacggCCACCATCGAGTGTATTGttacagatcaaatcaccGGCAAGCTCCCAGAGTTCACCATTAAACGGGACGCATACAATCTTCCTCGTAACGTTAAACTGGCAGATCCACAATTTAACGTGTCTTCAAAAATTGACATCCTCATAGGGGCAGAGCTATTCTGGGACTTGTTATGCGTGGGTCAAGTCAAGTCATCCATCGAACATCCCACTCTTCAAAAGACTCAGTTAGGATGGATATTGGCCGGGCGGTTGGGCAATTCGTCAAAATCTACACAACGCATACAATCGCTACATGCATCCATCACTAACACGCAACTGCATGAGCTGCTATCCCACTTTTGGCAGCTCGAGGATGTCGGCAACATTTCTAGTCACACACTGGAGGAGGCCTACTGCATAAAACATTTCGCGGACAACGTATCACAGACTCCGGAAGGCAGATACATCGTCGAGCTCCCGATCAAGGAATCATTAATCCCCAAGTTGGGAAATTCCAGGGATATTGCCTTGAAGCGTCTCATCCAGTTAGAAAGGCGTTTCCGTCGCGATCCCGAATTGAAGGCTCAATACGTCAATTTTATGTCCAAATATTTAAGGCTAGGACACATGAAGCGAGTGGACCCGCAACCTGATGAAGAGGCTATATATCTTCCTCACCATTGCGTCTTCAAGAACTCGAAGCAGTCGTCGAAAATACGCGTCGTATTTGACGCTTCGTGCAAGGATAGCGCTGGCATATCGTTAAACGACATTCTCAGAGTGGGCCCAGTCATGCAACAAGATCTGATGTCAATTGTAATGCGCTTTCGCATATTTGCATACGTCTTGGTAgcagacataataaaaatgtatcgacAAGTGCTGGTACACCCTTCGCAGACACACATGCAGAGAATATTATGGCGACCAGATCCTGCTTCAATTATTGAGATCTACGATTTGCTTACAATCACATACGGTTAA
- the LOC139818305 gene encoding uncharacterized protein, with product MAGVEIPKKVHTCGMCETILEEEEIPSHECWANYPGIVCDENTLYLYPQCENGDIVCRSAIDGAELFVTKSHLPTSEELLTPSLGRNLEELIIAEVSARELLWNQKINIAKRDRRTVQQLWEQVADATNGECSVDEVKKKWKHLRDRYMKIISLEKLPSGSGSKSSRRKWQYYDLLSFLRDTFFGKRVRQFQICRVVMKTSTTMMWKSMWTEKSTMPLMHRRVCFAHKVYYHKTIEKLLSDIQHEKEIKNEIQTQLVTEYKAMRNTYEQSVKNIEEQLIKAN from the exons ATGGCCGGAGTGGAGATTCCAAAG aaaGTACACACATGCGGAATGTGCGAGACAATTCTCGAGGAGGAAGAAATACCGTCCCATGAATGTTGGGCAAATTATCCAGGGATTGTTTGTGACGAGAACACCCTCTATTTGTACCCCCAATGTG aGAATGGAGACATTGTGTGTCGAAGTGCGATTGACGGAGCAGAACTGTTTGTTACAAAGTCGCATCTTCCGACAAGCGAAGAGCTGCTAACACCGAGCCTGGGGCGAAACCTTGAGGAACTAATAATTGCAGAAGTGTCGGCACGAGAGCTGTTGTGGaaccaaaaaataaatatagcgaAACGTGACAGACGAACTGTACAACAGCTTTGGGAGCAAGTGGCTGATGCGACAAAtg gcGAATGTTCTGTCGAtgaagtaaagaaaaaatggaaacacTTGAGGGATCGCtacatgaaaattatttccctTGAGAAGTTGCCAAGTGGATCAGGAAGTAAGTCATCTCGTAGGAAGTGGCAGTATTACGACTTGTTGTCTTTCTTACGGGACactttttttggaaaaagagTTA GACAGTTTCAAATATGCCGAGTCGTGATGAAGACCTCAACAACGATGATGTGGAAATCCATGTGGACGGAGAAGTCAACGATGCCGTTGATGCATCGAAGGGTATGTTTCGCTCATAAGGTGTATTATCACaaaacaatagaaaaactTTTAAGCGATATTCAACATGAAAAggagataaaaaatgaaatacaaACACAGTTAGTAACGGAATATAAAGCAATGAGAAATACATATGAACAATCAGTGAAAAATATAGAGGAACAACTAATAAAGGCAAATTAA
- the LOC139817651 gene encoding putative nuclease HARBI1 encodes MAQHVIEDVDLSDEEDFVLPPPPLLLYAEPIWDEDDDDHNELRIIHPIFGMIQRIEHVKIQNYVEDIVRNYNEIDFIMHFRISREKTYELINRFRISEIFVSLQDDAGRLDITAEKHLLCYLWFVGHQTASYREVADRFGITLSTLYNIITRVTNFIMLLAPDIIKYPTLAEKEETATYYRERKGFPRIISAIDGSQIRIDKPREDPDSYINRKQYFSLHIQGTVNHKMQFIDVFIGYPGSVHDARVFKNSSLRNDLHKLCTDNYFLLGNSAYPCLKELIVPYRDNGHLTRAQKIFNQKLSSCRVIIENAFGCLKQRFRQLYHFKLRDMVRMVRVIHACCVLHNIAKIEDLQYLEEPINDQYPDMEAQNLRVNFDEAVREHKTGVHIRDELCHLLSQ; translated from the exons ATGGCGCAACACGTAATTGAAGACGTTGATTTATCAGACGAAGAAGATTTTGTTttaccaccaccaccactgTTATTGTACGCAGAACCTATCTGGGATGAAGATGATGATg atCATAACGAGTTACGAATAATACATCCAATTTTTGGAATGATTCAAAGAATTGAGcatgtaaaaatacaaaattacgtAGAAGATATTGTTCGGAATTATAATGAGATAGACTTTATTATGCACTTTCGGATATCAAGAGAAAAGACGTATGAACTGATAAATCGATTCAGAATATCTGagatatttgtttctttacaag ATGATGCTGGACGTCTTGACATAACGGCtgaaaaacatttattgtgtTACCTGTGGTTCGTAGGACATCAAACTGCATCATATCGTGAAGTAGCTGATCGATTTGGAATAACACTGAGTActttgtacaatataataacgagagtaacaaattttataatgttactaGCACCTGACATCATTAAATATCCAACATTAgctgaaaaagaagaaactgcAACATAttatagagaaagaaaaggattCCCTCGTATAATTA gtgCTATTGACGGTTCACAAATTAGAATAGATAAACCCAGAGAAGATCCAGATTCTTATATTAATCGAAAGCAATACTTTTCCTTGCATATTCAAGGAACAGTAAATCATAAAATGCAGTTTATTGATGTTTTCATTGGATATCCTGGTTCTGTCCACGACGCAAgggttttcaaaaattcttcaTTGCGTAACGatttacataaattgtgtACAG ataattattttttgcttggAAATAGCGCATACCCATgtttgaaagaattaattgtacCATACAGGGATAACGGACATCTGACACGTgcacagaaaatatttaatcagaaACTAAGTTCCTGCAGggtaataattgaaaacgcATTTGGGTGTCTCAAGCAACGTTTTAGACAACTATATCATTTCAAATTGCGCGATATGGTGCGTATGGTACGCGTGATACATGCGTGTTGCGTACTtcataatattgcaaaaattgaagattTGCAATATCTTGAAGAGCCAATAAATGACCAGTATCCTGACATGGAAGCACAAAACTTGCGTGTTAATTTTGATGAAGCAGTAAGAGAACATAAAACTGGAGTGCATATCCGAGACGAATTATGTCATTTACTatctcaataa